One region of Triticum aestivum cultivar Chinese Spring chromosome 6B, IWGSC CS RefSeq v2.1, whole genome shotgun sequence genomic DNA includes:
- the LOC123134148 gene encoding protein transport protein Sec61 subunit gamma-like — translation MDAVNSVVDSLPREFAKDSVRLVKRCHKPDRKEFTKVAARMAIGFVIMGFVGFFIKLIFIPINNIIVGSG, via the exons ATGGACGCCGTCAACTCCGTGGTCGACTCCCTTCCCCGCGAGTTTGCCAAGGACAGCGTCCGCCTCGTCAAGCGCTGCCACAAGCCCGACCGCAAGG AGTTCACCAAGGTGGCGGCGCGGATGGCGATCGGGTTCGTCATCATGGGGTTCGTCGGCTTCTTCATCAAGCTCATCTTCATCCCCATCAACAACATCATCGTCGGCTCCGGCTAG